The stretch of DNA ACGCAAACAAAACTATTAAGTAAGGAGTTCTTTCAATGATTTCATTTCAGGAACGTGTTCAGGGTGTCATCTTAGCTACGGCTTTAGGTGATGCCATGGGGGCTACAATTGAAAAATTAAGCTACGAGCAAATTAAAGAAATGTACGGACGTGTTGAATCTTTAAAAACAAACTGGTATAAAGCGGATGCACCACAAGAAGTAACTCTTGGCAAAATGCGCGGGAATGGCATTGTGACAGATGATACGTTAATGACAACTGCTCTCATCCATGTTTATTTGAAAGAACAGCGACACCTGGATGCCTACGATCTTGGGAATGAATTCGTGAAAGAAATTTCCTATAAAAAAACCTATATACCTGAATTTGGACGCGAGGGTCTGATTATCGACCGGTTGTTTTATCCGGAGAAATATATTTTCATGCGTCATGTATTAGCAAACTGTGAGCCGAGAGAAGGCGGCATTGGAAATATGATCAACTGTGGTGCTGCCATGTATATCTCTCCCATTGGGATTGTGAATGCCGGTAATCCAAAGGCTGCTTATGACGAAGCGATCTTATTCGCGATGGGTCATCAAAGCAGCTATGGATTGGAAGCTGCGGGGGTCTTAGCTGCTTGTGTAGCCAAGGCCTTCGAAGAAAACATTACCGTGGATGAGATTGTTGAAACAGCGATTTATTTTGCGAAGGATGGAACCAAGCAGGCGATCATCGATATGACGGAAGCGGCAAGAACACTTCGTGCAGAAAAGGCCACGATGGACCAAGTGATTACTGCCTTCCAAAGCGTTATTGCCAAATATTCTCCAATGGGAGATGACGTTCATCGAAAAATAGAGAAAATCGGAATTCCTTCTAACCATTACACGCCAAGCCGGTTATTTTCGATAGAAGAATTACCAATGGCCCTTGCTTTTATCGTTCTAAATGATGGCGAATTCTACAAATCTATCTATGATGGAATAAATTCCGGCAGGGATACAGATTCGATTGGTGTCATGATTGGGGTTATTCTAGGAGCGATGTACGGTTCTGAAGTGATTCGCGAAGAAGATATTAACCTATTAGAAGATACCAATAAAATGAACCTTGTTGAATTATCCAATTCATTTGCACAAGTGGCAAAGAGCATCATTATTGAAGATATTCGTATAAATGAGAAAAGAAAAGCATACTTGGAAAACAACTGCTAAGGCAAGGAGTGAGTTAGAATGATTCCTGAGAATTACTTGGAAAAAGTATATGCTGGCTTTCTAGGGATGAATGTCGGAATCCGACTTGGAGCACCCGTGGAGCCTACAGAATGGACACCTGAAAGAATTCATCAATTCTATGGTGAAATTACAGGTTATGTAAAAGACTATAAAACCTTTGCAGCAGACGATGACGCAAACGGACCTATCTATTTTATTCGCGCACTATACGATGATGCGATTGACCGAGAACTAACGCCTGAGGACGTTGGCAGAGCGTGGTTAAATTACTCCAGAAATGGAATTGGCATGTTCTGGTGGGGCGGCGAAGGGATTAGTACAGAACACACCGCTTATAACAATTTGAAAAAAGGTATTCCTGCACCTCTATCCGGTGCGGCAGAGACAAATGGAATTGTTATGGCAGAACAAATTGGCGGTCAAATTTTCATTGATACATGGGGATTATTATTTCCGAATCAAATCGAAAAAGCTGCCCATTATGCAGAAGTGGCGGCAAGTGTATCACATGATGGAAATGGATTATATGGTGCAAGATTTATTGCAGCGTGTATTTCAAAGGCTTTCTCTGCCACTACGATTGAAGAAGTAATCGAAGCGGGACTTAGCACCATTCCAAGCGACTCGTTATATACGAAGGTAGTAAAGGCAGTCATCGATTTTTACGAGAAAAATCCAAATGACTTCCGCCTTTGCCGTCAATATCTTGAAGACGAATGGGGGTATGACAAATACCTGGGTATCTGCCATATCATTCCGAATGCCGGTGTTTGTATCCTTTCTCTTTTATACGGAAAAGGCAGCTTTGCTAGAACGATTGAAATTGCCACCATGTGTGGATGGGATACAGACTGTAATGCTGGAAACGTAGGTACGATTGTAGGGGTATTACATGGAATCGAAGCAATCCCTGCGCATTACCGTAAGCCAATTAATGATGCGATCGTTACTTCAAGTGTATCTGGTTACTTAAATGTATTCGATATTCCGACGTTTACAAAGGAATTAACGCTACTTGGCTATAAAGTAAATGGTGTGAAAGCACCTGAGTGGCTTGGGGATAGTGTTAAAAATGGCGAAGTGTATTTTGATTTTGTTCTTCCTGGTTCTACTCATGGATTTAAAACAGATAACAGCTTTAAAACCTTATTACGGCATAGTGATGAACAAGGCTTTGAACGTCCAGGCTCTTTAGAAGTGATCATTGACCGCATGTATGAAGGTGATCAAAGTAAAATTTTTTACAAGCCTTTTTATAGACGTGAGGAATTTAATGATGAAAAATATAAGCCGACATTCGCTCCAACGGCTTATAGCGGTCAAACAGTAGCCGTGAAAATTTATTTAGACAAGTTTCAGGGTAGTGACATCATTATTACCCCGTACGTTCGAAAAACATTTAGCCAAGAATCCGTATACTTACAACCGGTAATCTTGGAAAATCAAAGCTGGAACGATATTCAATTTACGATTCCAGAGACAAATGGGGATCTCATTGATGAAGTAGGGTACTTGGTAGAAAGTCCATCGATTTTAATCAATCGTGCATTCGGAAGATTTTTTATCGATCAATTCCATATTTTCGGAAATGCGGACTATTCCATCGATTTTGCAAAGCAATCAGTTGAATTTAAGTGTATCACTCCTTTTGCCCACCATAACGGGGAATGGACGCTTGGAAATAACTTGATGAAATATGAAACAGAAGAAGATTGTTCCTCTTATAGCGGGAATTATTATGCCAAGGATTATGTCATGGAAGCTGAAATTACCCCGGATTCTGGAAAGAGCCATCATTTAATTTTCCGCGCTATCGGGACCGAACGTCATTATTTAGCTGGCTTTGATGGTGATGGTCAGGTTTCGTTGAAGCAGAATGATTTTGGGATAAAGGTATTAAAAACGGCAGCGTTTGACTGGGAGCATGGAAAAACCTATACCTTTAAAATGCAGTGTATAGGTTCTAATCTGTCACTTTCTATCAATGATCAAGTTGTTATTCAGGCAAATGACACACGTTATTCTCACGGCATGTACGGTTTCGGCTGTCACGAGAAGGGTGAAGGTAGAATTCATACTGTGAAAATTAAAGAAATAAATTAACAAAGATTACACCAAAAGGCTTGGATATAAGATATGATGAAAGAAATTATATCTATAATCCAAGCCTTTTTTTAGAATAAGTTTAACAATTGGAGCGAGTAGTTGTGAAGAATAGCAAAGTAACCATCCGTGATGTTGCCAAAGAGGCAGGCGTGTCCGTTGCGACCGTTTCTCGGTACCTTAATCAGAATAGCTACATGAGCGTAGATACACAAAAGAAGATACAAGAGGTTATGGCACGTCTTGATTATAAACCAAATGAAATTGCCAGGGGACTTGCGAAGAAAAAGTCCAACACCATTGCTTTAATCATCCCGGATATGACAAATCCATTTTTCCCGGACTTGGTGAGAGCGATAGAAAAAGTAGCGAAAGCGAAAGGCTACAGTCTTTTATTAATTAATTCGGATGAAACAGAATTGCAGGCTGAAGAGTTTTGGGAAAACTTTAAACGAAGATATATCGATGGTTTTATTTTGGCTTCTTTTGAGGTGGATGAGAATTTCCTAGCTATTTTGGAGGGTTTAAATATTCCATTTGTCTGTGTTGACCGTGCTGTAAAAATGAACTCATTAAATGTTGTCTGGATAGATAATTATGAAGGCGCCAAAATCGCGACAGAACATTTAATCGACATTGGCTGCAAAAGAATTGCTCATATTAGCGGACCTCATTCCTTCCTTCCATCCTTTGAGCGTAAAATGGGCTATTTGGATACACTAGCTGCAAAGTGTCCTGAACAAGATCCGATTATTCTTGAAGGCGATTTTTCCTTAGAAAGTGGCAAGGCATTGACGGAAAAATTGTTGAAGGAACATGGTGAGGTTGATGGAATCTTCTTTGCCAATGATTTGATGGCCATCGGTTCATTGAAATCAATGAAGCTGCTAAACAAAGAGGTTCCAAAGGATATTGCTATCATCGGTTTTGATGGAATTAAATTAACTGAGTTCGTTGAGCCTGCCCTAAGTACCATCGAACAGCCGACCTACAATATTGGCGCTGCTGTGACAACGAAATTAATAAATATAATAGAAAAAGTTGAAAACGAAACAATCGAATACGATTTGCGTGTTAAGTTAGTACAGCGAGAATCAACATTGGGTTATAGCGCTAACAGTAAAAACTAAAGGGAGACCAGCATACATATAGCTGGTCTTTTTTATTTGTCTTTTTTATGCTGATCCATTTTTCCCTCATGAATAATATAAGGTAAATTCCCTCTCTACTATTATCTGATTTTACTAAAATATTCTCAACAAATCTTATTAGAATTATACCGAAAATCAGTAGGTTTTATGGGCGTAATCCCTATTAACCTACTGATTTTCCAGTATTATCATGTTAATACTACTCTTCACTGCATCACTACAGTATAATTTTACCAAACTATAATAATCTAATTATTACCAATATACAAATATATTTTTAGTAAAATATATAATGAAAGCATTTACTTTTAGTAAAACTGCCATTATAATAATCCTATAAACTACTAGGAGGGTTAGAATGAAGACGTCAAAGATGAAATTTTTATTCCTTTTTACAATTGTAGCAGCACTGCTCTTATCAGCCTGCAGTTCATCCGAAAATACAAAGGGTGATAAAGCAGAAGATGGCAAAGTTAAGTTAAGATTTGCAACATGGGATGTAGGTGACGATGTTGAGTTGCAGCAAGGATTAATTGATGAATTTAACGCAAAAAATAGTGATATCGAAGTTGTTTTAGAAGCGTACGGCGGTGACTATGATACAAAGATTACTGCAGGTATTGGTGCGAAAGATGCTCCCGATATCATGTATATGTGGAATTACCCTCAATACAAGGATGCGCTTGAACCGCTTGATTCTTATATAGAAGATAGAGGGGAAGAGTACAAGGGTAATTTTTATGAAGCGTTATGGAACTATAACTCCGTTGGCGAGGATATTTACGGCCTTCCAGTAGGTTATACCACACATGTTGTTTACTATAATAAAGATTTATTTGACGCAGCAGGACTTGAGTATCCAAAAGCTGGCTGGACATGGGATGATTTACAGGAAGCAGCCAAGAAACTAACGGATAAAGAAAAGAAAATTACTGGTTTTGCTTTCCCAGGTCAACCTGACCCATATGATTTTGAGATGTATTTATGGGGCAATGGTTCTTCGTATGTAGATAGTAAAGGGAAATTAGATGGAAACTTGAATTCAAAAAAATCAATTGAAACGTTTACTATGTTCCAAGATATGTTAGAAGAGGGTTCTGCGATTA from Neobacillus sp. CF12 encodes:
- a CDS encoding sugar ABC transporter substrate-binding protein, coding for MKTSKMKFLFLFTIVAALLLSACSSSENTKGDKAEDGKVKLRFATWDVGDDVELQQGLIDEFNAKNSDIEVVLEAYGGDYDTKITAGIGAKDAPDIMYMWNYPQYKDALEPLDSYIEDRGEEYKGNFYEALWNYNSVGEDIYGLPVGYTTHVVYYNKDLFDAAGLEYPKAGWTWDDLQEAAKKLTDKEKKITGFAFPGQPDPYDFEMYLWGNGSSYVDSKGKLDGNLNSKKSIETFTMFQDMLEEGSAITTEGWGDTEMKTGKVGMFINGAWYLSAFTEAGINYGVVEIPAFGDNPSASIVSSSGIAMSKDSKHKEAAFKFMEFWTGEQANKARLSFELPVLKSVVESEKLQEDPIKKVFYNMLEQSEGHTPTSFVTEDWSKLSEDLSLVFEQIFNPSTRVDPKEALNSVAK
- a CDS encoding LacI family DNA-binding transcriptional regulator — encoded protein: MKNSKVTIRDVAKEAGVSVATVSRYLNQNSYMSVDTQKKIQEVMARLDYKPNEIARGLAKKKSNTIALIIPDMTNPFFPDLVRAIEKVAKAKGYSLLLINSDETELQAEEFWENFKRRYIDGFILASFEVDENFLAILEGLNIPFVCVDRAVKMNSLNVVWIDNYEGAKIATEHLIDIGCKRIAHISGPHSFLPSFERKMGYLDTLAAKCPEQDPIILEGDFSLESGKALTEKLLKEHGEVDGIFFANDLMAIGSLKSMKLLNKEVPKDIAIIGFDGIKLTEFVEPALSTIEQPTYNIGAAVTTKLINIIEKVENETIEYDLRVKLVQRESTLGYSANSKN
- a CDS encoding ADP-ribosylglycohydrolase family protein; the protein is MISFQERVQGVILATALGDAMGATIEKLSYEQIKEMYGRVESLKTNWYKADAPQEVTLGKMRGNGIVTDDTLMTTALIHVYLKEQRHLDAYDLGNEFVKEISYKKTYIPEFGREGLIIDRLFYPEKYIFMRHVLANCEPREGGIGNMINCGAAMYISPIGIVNAGNPKAAYDEAILFAMGHQSSYGLEAAGVLAACVAKAFEENITVDEIVETAIYFAKDGTKQAIIDMTEAARTLRAEKATMDQVITAFQSVIAKYSPMGDDVHRKIEKIGIPSNHYTPSRLFSIEELPMALAFIVLNDGEFYKSIYDGINSGRDTDSIGVMIGVILGAMYGSEVIREEDINLLEDTNKMNLVELSNSFAQVAKSIIIEDIRINEKRKAYLENNC
- a CDS encoding ADP-ribosylglycohydrolase family protein, with product MIPENYLEKVYAGFLGMNVGIRLGAPVEPTEWTPERIHQFYGEITGYVKDYKTFAADDDANGPIYFIRALYDDAIDRELTPEDVGRAWLNYSRNGIGMFWWGGEGISTEHTAYNNLKKGIPAPLSGAAETNGIVMAEQIGGQIFIDTWGLLFPNQIEKAAHYAEVAASVSHDGNGLYGARFIAACISKAFSATTIEEVIEAGLSTIPSDSLYTKVVKAVIDFYEKNPNDFRLCRQYLEDEWGYDKYLGICHIIPNAGVCILSLLYGKGSFARTIEIATMCGWDTDCNAGNVGTIVGVLHGIEAIPAHYRKPINDAIVTSSVSGYLNVFDIPTFTKELTLLGYKVNGVKAPEWLGDSVKNGEVYFDFVLPGSTHGFKTDNSFKTLLRHSDEQGFERPGSLEVIIDRMYEGDQSKIFYKPFYRREEFNDEKYKPTFAPTAYSGQTVAVKIYLDKFQGSDIIITPYVRKTFSQESVYLQPVILENQSWNDIQFTIPETNGDLIDEVGYLVESPSILINRAFGRFFIDQFHIFGNADYSIDFAKQSVEFKCITPFAHHNGEWTLGNNLMKYETEEDCSSYSGNYYAKDYVMEAEITPDSGKSHHLIFRAIGTERHYLAGFDGDGQVSLKQNDFGIKVLKTAAFDWEHGKTYTFKMQCIGSNLSLSINDQVVIQANDTRYSHGMYGFGCHEKGEGRIHTVKIKEIN